One window from the genome of Cryptomeria japonica chromosome 6, Sugi_1.0, whole genome shotgun sequence encodes:
- the LOC131079398 gene encoding ent-kaurene oxidase, chloroplastic: protein MSSSYLFEVWTAIQIVMVVGLVLIAIRSRSSEKKKYPPVVGAWMVVRDLVLFKDKVPHRTFYQWAKCYGPVYSVRTGFSSAVVVLNSAKAARQAMTEHHSSITAKNLTTALKVLSLDQTMVALSDYGRDHRLMKKLMVSHLLGTTPQRNNAFMREEMVQKLITSVYLELKEACNDTVNMSKIILDHLFPFALNQVIGKTVEPLYVEELGSEIVSVQDMYNLIVGDPGNAALEINWRDFLPFVNRWFPNKKLRKMLDDVTKRRSALVKALIRQERDLLASGKEWKGYLDMLLKEGEILSERQLETAIWEPVIESTTTSHVAMVWAFFNLAKHPHTQERLYKELEQVCGNKALEEEDLGKLAYLKGIFYETVRRHSPLPLVPLRIVHEDVEIDGYHVPAGWEILINIWGANNYEGEWKNSEEWRPERQLEFPVEEDIYRTMVFGAGNRLCAGWAQAVTIASLVIGRIVQNFELKMPTGHEEDYDTIINTGTHKQHPLFSILTPRNA from the exons aTGTCCAGTTCTTATTTGTTTGAAGTCTGGACTGCCATTCAGATTGTAATGGTGGTGGGTTTAGTACTTATCGCCATCAGATCTAGATCATCAGAGAAGAAGAAATACCCACCAG TTGTGGGTGCATGGATGGTTGTGAGGGACCTTGTTCTGTTCAAGGATAAGGTGCCTCATAGAACATTCTACCAGTGGGCTAAATGCTATGGTCCTGTCTATTCTGTTCGTACTGGCTTTTCATCTGCTGTTGTTGTATTGAATTCGGCCAAAGCTGCCAGACAG GCCATGACAGAGCATCATTCATCTATCACAGCGAAAAATCTGACCACAGCCTTGAAAGTGCTGTCTTTGGATCAGACAATGGTGGCCTTGTCTGACTATGGAAGAGATCATCGCTTGATGAAGAAGCTCATGGTCTCACACCTCCTCGGAACAACTCCTCAA AGAAATAATGCATTCATGCGAGAGGAAATGGTGCAGAAGCTAATAACTTCCGTGTATCTGGAGTTAAAGGAGGCTTGCAATGATACAGTGAACATGAGCAAGATCATACTTGATCACTTGTTTCCTTTTGCTCTAAATCAA GTGATAGGCAAAACTGTGGAACCCTTATACGTTGAAGAGTTAGGCAGTGAAATTGTATCGGTGCAAGACATGTATAATCTTATAGTTGGAGATCCTGGAAATGCTGCTCTGGAAATCAATTGGAGAGACTTCCTTCCCTTTGTAAATCGATGGTTTCCTAACAAAAAACTACGTAAAATGTTAGATGATGTGACGAAGAGGAGGTCAGCACTTGTGAAGGCTCTTATTCGCCAAGAGAGGGATCTTCTAGCCTCCGGAAAG GAATGGAAAGGATATCTAGACATGCTTCTCAAGGAAGGGGAGATTCTGAGTGAGAGGCAGTTGGAGACTGCTATATGGGAGCCTGTTATTGAAAGCACTACCACAAGTCATGTTGCTATGGTCTGGGCTTTCTTCAACCTCGCCAAACATCCTCACACTCAG GAACGACTGTACAAAGAGCTAGAACAAGTATGTGGAAATAAAGCATTAGAAGAAGAGGATTTGGGGAAATTGGCATATCTGAAGGGAATATTTTACGAGACAGTACGCAGACATTCTCCTTTGCCTCTAGTGCCACTACGGATCGTCCACGAGGATGTGGAGATTGACGGCTACCATGTTCCAGCAGGATGGGAG ATATTAATTAATATATGGGGAGCAAATAATTACGAGGGAGAATGGAAAAACTCAGAGGAATGGAGACCAGAAAGACAACTAGAGTTTCCAGTAGAAGAGGATATTTATAGGACCATGGTGTTTGGAGCAGGAAATAGATTGTGTGCAGGATGGGCACAAGCAGTGACAATAGCGTCTTTGGTTATTGGGAGGATTGTTCAAAACTTTGAATTGAAAATGCCAACAGGACATGAGGAAGACTATGACACCATAATAAATACAGGAACTCACAAGCAACATCCTCTCTTTTCAATTCTAACACCAAGAAATGCATAA